The following proteins are encoded in a genomic region of Aliiroseovarius sp. F47248L:
- a CDS encoding branched-chain amino acid ABC transporter permease, whose amino-acid sequence MDILNAVVALLNFVVIPAMAYGSQLALGALGVTLIYGILRFSNFAHGDSMAFGAMVTILVTWWFQSMGVSIDPLPTALLALPFGIVGTALMLLATDRVVYRFYRRVKAKPIVFVMASMGVMFIMNGVVRFIIGPDDQQFGDGARFIISARDFKTMTGLDEGLAFKTSQGLTIVTAVIVVAALFWFLNKTRTGKSMRAFSDNEDLALLSGINPERVVMITWIIVAGLITIAGVLYGLDKTFKPFTYFQLLLPIFASAIVGGLGSPLGAIAGGFVIAFSEVAVTYAWKKVATYVLPESLEPSGLVQLMSTDYKFAVSFVILIIVLLFKPTGLFKGQSV is encoded by the coding sequence ATGGACATTCTGAACGCCGTTGTGGCGCTTCTCAACTTCGTCGTGATCCCCGCGATGGCCTATGGCAGCCAGTTGGCGCTGGGTGCGCTGGGCGTCACGCTGATTTATGGCATCTTGCGGTTCTCGAACTTTGCGCATGGTGACAGCATGGCTTTCGGGGCGATGGTGACGATCCTTGTGACGTGGTGGTTCCAATCCATGGGCGTGTCGATTGACCCGCTGCCCACGGCGCTTCTTGCCCTGCCCTTCGGCATTGTCGGTACCGCGCTGATGCTTTTGGCCACTGACCGGGTCGTCTATCGCTTTTACCGACGGGTCAAAGCCAAACCCATCGTCTTTGTCATGGCCTCGATGGGCGTGATGTTTATCATGAATGGTGTTGTGCGTTTCATCATCGGACCTGATGACCAGCAATTTGGTGACGGTGCACGGTTCATCATCAGCGCGCGTGATTTCAAGACCATGACAGGCTTGGACGAGGGTCTGGCATTTAAGACCAGCCAAGGTTTGACCATCGTGACAGCCGTCATCGTCGTTGCTGCATTGTTCTGGTTCCTGAACAAAACCCGTACCGGAAAATCCATGCGCGCCTTTTCAGACAACGAAGATCTGGCGCTTCTGTCAGGCATCAACCCCGAACGCGTCGTCATGATCACATGGATCATCGTGGCTGGGCTGATCACCATCGCGGGTGTGCTTTACGGCCTGGACAAGACGTTCAAGCCGTTCACCTATTTCCAGCTCCTCTTGCCAATTTTTGCCTCGGCGATTGTTGGTGGGCTCGGCAGTCCGCTGGGTGCAATTGCGGGTGGTTTTGTCATCGCCTTCTCTGAGGTTGCCGTGACCTATGCCTGGAAGAAGGTCGCGACCTATGTGCTGCCTGAAAGCCTTGAGCCGTCCGGCCTCGTGCAGTTGATGTCCACAGACTACAAATTCGCGGTCAGCTTTGTCATCCTGATCATCGTCTTGCTGTTTAAACCCACGGGTCTTTTTAAGGGGCAATCGGTATGA
- the gmk gene encoding guanylate kinase, which translates to MSDRRGLLIILSSPSGAGKSTLARRLMDWDPTLSFSVSATTRAPRDGEVDGQHYHFVDESRFREMVTEGEMLEHAHVFGNFYGSPEGPVRHSIESGRDVLFDVDWQGEVQIRNSAMASHSLSIFILPPSIKELRARLEGRGQDDAATIAKRMQKSWDEISHWGSYDYVLINDDLEETAQKLITIVEATRQRRNQQPGLLNHVRKLQAEFEEGNQ; encoded by the coding sequence ATGTCCGACAGGCGCGGCCTTCTTATTATCCTGTCTTCGCCCTCGGGTGCGGGTAAATCGACTCTGGCACGGCGGCTGATGGACTGGGATCCAACGCTCAGCTTCTCGGTGTCGGCCACCACGCGCGCGCCGCGGGACGGCGAGGTGGATGGGCAGCATTACCATTTCGTTGATGAAAGCCGGTTTCGCGAGATGGTAACCGAGGGCGAAATGCTGGAACACGCGCATGTTTTTGGCAACTTCTATGGTTCGCCCGAAGGCCCGGTGCGCCATTCCATCGAAAGCGGCCGCGATGTTCTGTTCGACGTGGATTGGCAGGGGGAGGTGCAGATCCGAAACTCGGCCATGGCGTCGCATTCCCTGTCGATCTTCATCTTACCGCCATCCATCAAAGAGCTGCGCGCGCGGCTGGAAGGGCGCGGGCAGGATGATGCCGCCACCATCGCAAAGCGGATGCAGAAAAGCTGGGACGAGATCAGCCATTGGGGCAGCTATGATTACGTGCTGATCAACGATGATCTGGAAGAGACCGCGCAAAAGCTGATCACAATTGTCGAAGCCACCCGACAGCGCCGCAACCAGCAACCAGGATTGTTGAACCATGTCCGTAAGTTGCAGGCCGAGTTTGAAGAGGGGAACCAATGA
- a CDS encoding branched-chain amino acid ABC transporter permease encodes MSQSLRTPLMFALVALLFVLEGSTQVWIFSGSWNSSITILNMALISAVMALGVNLQWGYAGLFNVGIMGFVALGGLATVLISMPPTPGAWSGGGLRIVAGLIMGAATIMLMVWQYKSMAQGRLRALVMFATLVVGFFVFRWIFDAGVAGVEAINPAQTGYLGGLNPGGQDNYRGHGYMTLLAWPVGGLLAAGAAWLVGKTALGLRSDYLAIATLGIAEIILAVVKNEDWLGRGVKNVIGLPRPVPYEVDLQQSTSFIEKADAIGMNVTTASTLAVKLSYSLLFTAVLVVLVILAQLSLKSPWGRMMRAIRDNEVAAQAMGKDVTRRHLQIFVLGSALCGLAGAMMTTLDGQLTPGTYQPLRYTFLIWVMVIVGGSGNNLGSVLGAFVIWFFWIQVEPIGNWVMSIVTSGMTDGSALKTHLLDSAAHMRLFSMGIILLLVLRFSPKGLIPEK; translated from the coding sequence ATGAGCCAATCCCTTCGCACACCGCTTATGTTCGCCCTTGTTGCGCTTCTGTTTGTCCTTGAAGGCTCGACCCAGGTCTGGATCTTCTCAGGCAGCTGGAACTCGTCCATTACCATCCTGAACATGGCTTTGATTTCTGCCGTGATGGCATTGGGTGTGAACCTGCAATGGGGATATGCGGGTCTGTTCAACGTCGGGATCATGGGGTTCGTGGCGCTGGGTGGTCTGGCAACCGTCTTGATCTCGATGCCGCCCACTCCGGGAGCATGGAGCGGTGGCGGCCTAAGGATCGTCGCTGGCCTGATCATGGGCGCAGCAACGATCATGCTGATGGTTTGGCAATACAAATCCATGGCCCAAGGGCGCCTGCGCGCGCTGGTCATGTTTGCCACCCTTGTGGTCGGCTTTTTCGTGTTCCGCTGGATTTTTGATGCAGGCGTCGCGGGGGTCGAAGCGATCAATCCGGCGCAAACCGGGTATCTGGGCGGTCTGAACCCCGGCGGGCAAGACAATTATCGCGGTCATGGATACATGACTTTACTGGCATGGCCGGTGGGCGGATTGCTGGCAGCAGGCGCCGCTTGGTTGGTTGGTAAGACCGCACTTGGCCTTAGGTCGGATTACCTTGCCATCGCAACACTGGGCATTGCAGAAATCATTCTGGCCGTTGTCAAGAACGAAGATTGGCTCGGGCGCGGTGTGAAGAACGTGATCGGCCTTCCCCGCCCCGTGCCTTACGAGGTGGACCTGCAACAAAGCACCAGTTTCATCGAAAAAGCCGATGCGATTGGCATGAATGTCACCACAGCCTCGACTTTGGCTGTGAAGCTGTCTTATTCCCTGCTGTTCACAGCTGTGTTGGTGGTTCTGGTGATCCTTGCGCAACTGTCCCTGAAATCACCGTGGGGCCGCATGATGCGCGCCATTCGCGACAACGAAGTTGCGGCTCAGGCGATGGGCAAGGACGTGACGCGCCGGCATTTGCAAATCTTCGTGCTGGGTTCGGCCTTGTGTGGTCTGGCAGGCGCTATGATGACCACGCTGGATGGGCAGTTGACGCCGGGCACCTACCAGCCCCTGCGCTATACCTTCCTCATCTGGGTGATGGTGATCGTGGGTGGGTCGGGCAACAACCTTGGGTCCGTGCTGGGGGCGTTCGTGATCTGGTTTTTCTGGATACAGGTCGAACCGATCGGCAACTGGGTGATGTCGATTGTCACTTCTGGTATGACAGACGGATCAGCCCTGAAAACGCATCTTCTGGATTCAGCTGCCCATATGCGCCTGTTCTCGATGGGGATCATTCTACTTTTGGTGCTACGTTTCAGCCCGAAAGGTCTGATCCCCGAGAAGTAG
- a CDS encoding GlxA family transcriptional regulator, with translation MTEKPVSTRSTPQRFVFVLVEGFTLLSFAGAVDALRIANRAAGRTLYEWVIMGEGGQTITSSAGPSFNLDSDLGELRRDDTVIICSGVDVQTHCSTKLLNWLRREARRGVKVAGLCTAAHVIAKAGLLNDKRATIHWENHDSFAEAFDEVDLTKRVFVIDGNIMTAAGGTSSIDLMLKLIADEHGEDIANIVADQQIYTSIRTDRDTQRLSVPTRIGVRHPKLSDVIQKMEANIEEPISPSILAADVGMSTRQLERLFRRYLNRSPKRYYMELRLQKARNLLMQTDMSVINVALACGFSSPSHFSKCYRAHYDTTPYRERGSHAAKVTP, from the coding sequence ATGACTGAAAAGCCTGTATCGACACGCTCAACCCCCCAGCGGTTTGTTTTTGTGCTTGTCGAAGGGTTTACTCTGCTCAGCTTTGCAGGTGCCGTGGATGCCTTGCGCATCGCAAACCGAGCCGCAGGTCGCACCTTATATGAATGGGTGATCATGGGCGAAGGCGGCCAGACCATCACATCATCTGCAGGCCCTTCGTTCAATCTTGACAGCGACCTTGGCGAGCTTCGGCGCGACGACACGGTGATCATCTGTTCGGGCGTGGACGTCCAGACCCATTGTTCGACCAAACTTCTGAACTGGTTACGCCGCGAAGCGCGCCGGGGCGTAAAGGTGGCAGGTTTGTGCACTGCCGCGCATGTGATCGCCAAAGCGGGTTTGTTGAACGACAAACGCGCGACCATTCACTGGGAAAACCACGACAGCTTCGCCGAAGCCTTTGATGAGGTTGATCTGACTAAACGTGTGTTCGTAATCGACGGTAATATCATGACGGCTGCGGGCGGCACATCGTCGATTGACCTTATGCTGAAACTGATTGCGGATGAGCACGGCGAGGACATCGCCAATATCGTGGCTGATCAGCAGATTTACACCTCGATCCGAACAGACCGTGACACACAACGTCTGTCGGTACCCACAAGGATCGGAGTGCGTCACCCCAAGCTCAGCGATGTGATCCAGAAAATGGAAGCCAATATCGAAGAGCCGATTTCGCCGTCGATATTAGCCGCCGATGTGGGTATGTCCACGCGACAGCTTGAGCGATTGTTCCGACGCTATCTGAACCGTTCGCCCAAACGCTATTACATGGAGTTGCGGCTTCAGAAGGCGCGCAACTTGTTGATGCAAACGGATATGAGCGTGATCAACGTGGCGCTGGCCTGCGGGTTTTCCAGCCCGTCTCATTTTTCCAAGTGTTACCGCGCGCACTACGATACCACGCCTTATCGTGAACGCGGCAGCCATGCCGCCAAGGTTACGCCGTAA
- a CDS encoding YicC/YloC family endoribonuclease gives MPQSMTGFASTASEDAGYNWVWDLRSVNARGLDIKIRVPDWLNGLEEALRNSLKKAVARGSVSVSLKITRRDEVGAQFINADELARVLTQLTAIAAEAEARGLPVAPVQPTEIAGMRGVMEQRAMADDDLAPLIERLTSDIPELIEQFVASRAQEGAALTQVLSEQIDEVVRLVTAAEAVLDARQDAQIAGLHDALSRVMDNSGGADPDRVAQELAILAVKTDVREEIDRLKAHVDAARTHLTSDQPVGRKLDFLMQEFNREANTLCSKAQFKDLTAIGLDLKHVIDQMREQVQNVE, from the coding sequence ATGCCACAATCCATGACGGGCTTTGCCAGCACCGCGTCAGAAGACGCCGGTTACAACTGGGTCTGGGACTTGCGATCGGTGAATGCGCGCGGGCTGGACATCAAAATTCGCGTGCCCGATTGGCTAAACGGATTGGAAGAAGCTCTGCGCAATAGCCTTAAGAAGGCAGTGGCGCGGGGAAGTGTCTCGGTCAGCCTGAAGATCACCCGTCGGGATGAGGTCGGGGCGCAGTTTATTAATGCTGATGAACTTGCGCGGGTGCTGACCCAACTGACCGCAATTGCCGCCGAGGCCGAGGCGCGTGGTTTGCCCGTCGCACCAGTGCAACCCACTGAAATTGCTGGCATGCGGGGTGTAATGGAACAGCGCGCTATGGCCGACGACGACTTAGCACCTTTGATTGAAAGACTAACGAGCGATATACCCGAATTGATCGAGCAGTTTGTTGCCTCACGTGCGCAAGAAGGCGCCGCTCTGACGCAGGTCTTGTCGGAGCAAATAGACGAAGTGGTTCGGCTTGTCACGGCGGCCGAGGCCGTGTTGGACGCCCGGCAGGATGCACAGATCGCCGGTCTGCATGATGCCTTGTCTCGGGTGATGGACAACTCGGGTGGTGCAGACCCCGATCGCGTTGCGCAAGAACTTGCCATATTGGCCGTGAAAACCGATGTGCGCGAAGAAATCGACAGGCTGAAAGCCCATGTCGACGCCGCGCGTACACATCTGACCTCGGACCAGCCAGTTGGGCGCAAACTTGATTTCCTGATGCAAGAATTCAACCGAGAGGCCAATACATTGTGTTCCAAGGCACAATTCAAAGACCTGACCGCCATTGGCCTTGACCTAAAGCATGTCATAGATCAGATGCGCGAGCAGGTTCAGAACGTGGAGTAA
- a CDS encoding ABC transporter ATP-binding protein, which yields MIVIEDVHKHFGGFHAVDGATMRIEERSITGLIGPNGAGKTTLFNVIAGVLPPTSGRITMAGEDITGLPPHELFHKGLLRTFQIAHEFGSMTCRENLMMVPGGQSGEQLWNTWFGRKRIADEERALRAKADEVLEFLTISHIADLRAGEISGGQKKLLELGRTMMVDAKIVFLDEVGAGVNRTLLYTIADAIKRLNEERGYTFVVIEHDMDFIDRLCDPVICMAEGKVLAQGTLDEIKANEHVIEAYLGTGLKNKDKVGA from the coding sequence ATGATCGTCATCGAAGACGTTCACAAGCATTTTGGCGGCTTTCACGCAGTGGACGGCGCAACAATGCGGATCGAGGAACGCTCGATCACCGGGTTGATCGGACCCAATGGGGCGGGCAAGACGACCTTGTTCAATGTAATCGCCGGTGTACTGCCCCCGACCTCGGGGCGCATCACCATGGCGGGCGAAGACATCACAGGCCTGCCGCCGCACGAGCTGTTTCACAAGGGGCTCCTGCGCACCTTCCAGATCGCGCATGAATTCGGGTCGATGACCTGTCGCGAAAACCTGATGATGGTTCCGGGCGGTCAGTCGGGCGAACAGCTCTGGAACACGTGGTTTGGCCGGAAACGGATCGCCGATGAAGAACGCGCCCTGCGCGCCAAGGCCGATGAAGTGCTTGAATTTCTAACGATTTCTCACATCGCCGATCTGCGGGCAGGCGAAATCTCGGGCGGGCAGAAGAAACTGCTGGAACTGGGTCGCACGATGATGGTCGACGCCAAGATCGTTTTCCTGGACGAGGTCGGCGCAGGCGTAAACCGCACCCTGCTCTACACCATCGCCGACGCCATCAAACGTCTGAACGAGGAACGCGGATACACGTTTGTCGTCATTGAACACGACATGGATTTCATCGACCGCCTGTGCGACCCGGTGATCTGTATGGCCGAAGGTAAGGTGCTGGCTCAAGGCACGTTGGACGAGATCAAAGCCAACGAGCACGTGATCGAGGCTTATCTGGGTACTGGTTTGAAAAACAAGGACAAGGTGGGCGCATGA
- a CDS encoding ABC transporter substrate-binding protein, which produces MKKILMATAASALMSGAAFAEDVKVGVLLGFTGPLESLAPHIAGGAELAIAEVNDSGQFMDGSTVTAVRGDSTCVDAAAATAAAERLVTGDGVAGIVGAMCSGATGAVLTSVALPNGIVQISPSATSPGLSTIEDNGLFFRMAPSDARQGEIMADIITSRGINEVAVTYTNNDYGKGLADSFAAAFEAAGGTVTINAAHEEGKADYSAEVGALASAGGQALVVAGYSDQGGSGIIQGSLDTGAFDTFVLPDGMVSDILTEKFGSDIDGSFGQHPSSANDGAGKLEEMLAAAGIDGTSPYAKEGYDSAAVLLLAMQAAGSTDGAAVSAAVTEVANAPGEPIGPGELAKGLEILAAGGDIDYVGGSDVELIGPGESGGSYREIEIKDGAIEAVKFH; this is translated from the coding sequence ATGAAAAAGATTCTTATGGCAACCGCCGCCAGCGCACTGATGAGCGGCGCAGCCTTTGCAGAAGACGTGAAGGTGGGTGTCCTTCTTGGCTTCACCGGCCCGCTTGAATCGCTGGCACCGCACATCGCTGGCGGTGCAGAATTGGCGATTGCCGAGGTCAACGATTCGGGTCAGTTCATGGACGGATCCACCGTGACTGCTGTACGGGGCGATTCAACCTGTGTGGATGCCGCTGCGGCCACCGCTGCCGCTGAACGCCTGGTCACAGGTGACGGCGTTGCAGGCATCGTTGGGGCCATGTGCTCGGGCGCAACTGGCGCCGTTCTGACCAGCGTTGCACTGCCCAACGGGATCGTGCAGATCTCGCCTTCGGCAACTTCGCCGGGTCTGTCGACCATTGAAGACAATGGCTTGTTCTTCCGCATGGCTCCGTCTGATGCGCGTCAGGGTGAAATCATGGCCGACATCATCACCAGCCGCGGCATCAATGAAGTGGCTGTTACCTATACAAACAACGACTATGGTAAAGGTCTGGCCGACAGCTTCGCCGCTGCTTTCGAAGCCGCCGGAGGCACCGTGACCATCAACGCTGCCCACGAAGAAGGCAAAGCCGACTATTCGGCCGAAGTTGGCGCGCTGGCATCTGCTGGTGGTCAAGCGCTTGTCGTGGCTGGTTATTCGGACCAAGGCGGTTCGGGCATCATCCAAGGCTCGCTTGATACAGGTGCGTTTGACACATTCGTCCTTCCTGACGGCATGGTGTCTGACATCCTGACCGAGAAGTTCGGAAGCGACATCGACGGCAGCTTTGGCCAGCACCCAAGCTCGGCCAATGATGGTGCGGGCAAGTTGGAAGAAATGCTGGCAGCCGCAGGTATTGACGGCACATCGCCCTATGCCAAGGAAGGCTATGACAGTGCCGCTGTTCTGCTTCTGGCGATGCAAGCCGCAGGCTCAACCGACGGTGCAGCCGTCAGCGCTGCTGTGACCGAGGTGGCCAACGCCCCCGGTGAACCCATCGGACCGGGTGAACTGGCCAAAGGTCTTGAGATCCTCGCAGCTGGCGGTGACATCGACTATGTCGGTGGCTCGGACGTTGAGCTGATCGGCCCCGGTGAAAGCGGTGGCAGCTATCGTGAGATCGAAATCAAAGACGGTGCCATCGAGGCTGTTAAGTTCCACTAA
- a CDS encoding PAS domain-containing protein — MKIEYLKDGNVVTLASARRTIKFPAIAQIEAYWHALRNGRLMPTRGDVDPRGIGENLSFAMILERIAPGHARIRLAGQHLSDVLSMEVRGMPLSALFTPDARPEVQEALESVFTTPAEVSLTLRSESSLFHKKLDAQLILLPLKDIHGNVTRVLGGFQVDGKLGRGPQRFTISSLEMRPLTVEQAAGRKSSDAARRQKRDIARPGYWDIRGAPTARSTGSDKPDVTRVDIRPTQIGQNRKSEGHIMRPSDTSGVPVPGMAELAASFHGTSRPMSMNAPARPGGHLRLVKQD; from the coding sequence ATGAAAATTGAATATCTTAAAGATGGTAATGTTGTCACGCTGGCGTCAGCCCGGCGGACGATCAAATTTCCCGCCATCGCGCAGATAGAAGCTTATTGGCATGCCTTGCGGAATGGTCGCCTGATGCCCACACGCGGTGACGTTGATCCCCGTGGTATCGGCGAAAACCTATCTTTTGCGATGATCCTAGAACGTATCGCACCGGGTCATGCCCGGATCCGACTGGCGGGTCAACATCTCAGCGATGTTCTTTCAATGGAAGTTCGCGGCATGCCGCTAAGTGCATTGTTTACACCTGACGCTCGTCCAGAGGTGCAGGAAGCGCTGGAAAGCGTCTTCACAACGCCTGCCGAAGTCAGCCTGACACTTCGCAGCGAAAGCAGCCTGTTTCACAAAAAGCTGGATGCCCAACTTATCCTTCTGCCCCTGAAAGACATCCACGGCAATGTCACCCGCGTACTTGGTGGGTTTCAAGTCGATGGCAAACTGGGCCGTGGCCCGCAGCGCTTCACCATCAGCAGTCTAGAGATGCGTCCCCTTACCGTGGAACAAGCCGCTGGTAGGAAAAGCAGCGATGCGGCACGTCGCCAAAAACGCGACATCGCGCGACCTGGATACTGGGACATCCGTGGTGCACCTACGGCGCGATCAACGGGATCTGACAAACCGGACGTGACCCGCGTTGACATCCGCCCCACCCAAATCGGTCAAAACCGCAAAAGCGAAGGCCACATCATGCGCCCTTCCGACACCAGTGGCGTCCCTGTACCCGGCATGGCGGAACTTGCGGCAAGTTTTCATGGCACCTCGCGGCCCATGAGCATGAATGCTCCGGCGCGGCCCGGTGGTCATTTACGCCTTGTGAAACAGGACTAG
- a CDS encoding nucleotidyltransferase family protein has product MSQAPSLAVLIMAAGQSRRMGRDKLLLCGSDGVALLTNRIDTAIKTGHRVFVALPQHDSPRRELVSETKATPLSCPNAHLGMGHSLSEAIGMLPDEHHGVLILLADMPALTADDLCQTCAAYDPDRIIRGGTQDLAPGHPVLVPARYLDRLESLAGDQGAQSSLKGMPTRIIPLPQDHAFFDIDTEEDWQLWMDRTTP; this is encoded by the coding sequence ATGTCCCAAGCCCCATCCCTTGCCGTGTTGATCATGGCCGCAGGCCAATCGCGGCGGATGGGGCGCGACAAGCTGTTGCTTTGTGGATCGGATGGGGTCGCTTTGCTGACCAATCGGATCGATACCGCAATCAAAACAGGGCATCGCGTGTTTGTCGCATTGCCACAGCATGATAGCCCTCGTCGTGAATTGGTATCGGAGACAAAAGCTACTCCGCTTTCCTGCCCCAATGCTCATCTCGGCATGGGCCACAGCCTGTCGGAAGCGATAGGGATGTTACCGGACGAGCATCATGGGGTGTTGATCCTGCTGGCTGACATGCCTGCACTGACAGCAGATGATCTTTGCCAAACCTGCGCAGCCTATGATCCTGATCGTATTATTAGAGGTGGTACACAAGATCTTGCGCCCGGCCACCCGGTGCTTGTTCCAGCTCGTTATCTAGACAGGCTAGAGTCACTTGCTGGCGATCAAGGGGCACAAAGCAGTCTGAAGGGAATGCCGACACGGATTATCCCCTTGCCGCAGGATCACGCATTCTTTGATATTGATACCGAGGAAGACTGGCAGTTGTGGATGGACCGAACCACGCCGTAA
- a CDS encoding 3-deoxy-7-phosphoheptulonate synthase class II, producing the protein MTDWDKSTWRKKPRVQMPDYTDAAKLAEVEAQLAKYPPLVFAGEAMRLRAQLGRASRGEAFLLQGGDCAESFSDFSADAIRDTFKVMLQMAMVLTYGAKVPVIKVGRMAGQFAKPRSAPTETVGGIELPSYRGDIINELDFTETSRVPDPQKMLQAYTQAAATLNLLRAFSTGGLADVHKVHSWTLGFTENDEAEKYREMAERIQDTLDFMRAAGVDSDRAHTLQTVDFYTSHEGLLLEYEEALTRLDATTGKTVAGSGHMLWIGDRTRQPDGAHVEFCRGVVNPIGLKCGPTTTAEDLKVLMAKLNPNNDAGRLTLIARFGAGKVAEHLPRLIQTVKEEGANVVWSCDPMHGNTIKSATGYKTRPFDAVLKEVQEFFAVHKSESTIPGGVHFEMTGADVTECTGGVRAVTDEDLSDRYHTACDPRLNASQSLELAFLVAEELSSMRAEDAAAAKAS; encoded by the coding sequence ATGACGGATTGGGACAAGTCGACCTGGCGCAAGAAGCCACGGGTGCAGATGCCTGACTATACCGACGCGGCCAAATTGGCTGAAGTCGAGGCACAGCTTGCGAAGTATCCCCCGCTGGTCTTTGCAGGTGAAGCAATGCGCCTGCGCGCACAGCTTGGGCGCGCCTCACGTGGGGAAGCCTTTTTGTTGCAGGGCGGGGACTGCGCCGAAAGCTTCTCGGACTTTTCGGCGGATGCTATCCGCGACACGTTCAAAGTGATGCTGCAAATGGCGATGGTGCTGACCTATGGCGCGAAAGTGCCGGTCATCAAGGTCGGCCGCATGGCCGGTCAGTTCGCCAAGCCGCGATCGGCCCCGACAGAAACCGTCGGCGGGATAGAGCTTCCCAGCTACCGCGGTGACATCATCAACGAATTGGATTTCACCGAAACCTCGCGCGTGCCGGACCCTCAGAAGATGCTGCAGGCCTATACGCAGGCGGCCGCGACGCTGAACCTACTGCGCGCGTTTTCAACAGGTGGTCTGGCGGATGTGCATAAGGTGCACAGCTGGACGCTTGGGTTCACCGAAAACGATGAAGCCGAGAAATACCGCGAAATGGCCGAACGCATTCAGGATACGCTGGATTTCATGCGGGCTGCTGGCGTTGACAGCGATCGGGCGCACACGTTGCAGACCGTGGACTTCTACACCTCGCATGAAGGTCTGCTGCTGGAATATGAAGAGGCGCTGACCCGTTTGGACGCGACCACTGGCAAGACTGTTGCAGGGTCGGGCCACATGCTGTGGATCGGCGACCGCACACGTCAACCCGACGGCGCCCATGTCGAATTCTGCCGTGGTGTGGTCAACCCGATCGGTCTGAAATGCGGGCCGACCACGACAGCGGAAGATCTTAAGGTTCTGATGGCCAAGCTGAACCCGAACAATGACGCCGGGCGTTTGACCCTGATCGCGCGTTTTGGGGCAGGGAAAGTAGCCGAACATCTGCCACGCCTGATCCAGACCGTAAAAGAGGAAGGTGCGAATGTTGTTTGGTCCTGTGACCCGATGCATGGCAACACCATCAAATCGGCCACCGGCTACAAGACCCGACCTTTCGACGCGGTGCTGAAAGAGGTGCAGGAATTCTTCGCCGTCCACAAATCCGAAAGCACCATCCCCGGCGGTGTGCATTTCGAGATGACGGGTGCGGACGTGACCGAATGCACCGGTGGTGTGCGTGCCGTTACGGACGAAGATCTGTCGGACCGTTATCACACAGCTTGCGACCCGCGCCTGAATGCCAGCCAATCGCTGGAACTGGCGTTTCTGGTGGCAGAAGAACTGTCGTCGATGCGCGCCGAGGATGCAGCGGCAGCCAAAGCCAGCTGA
- a CDS encoding ABC transporter ATP-binding protein, which yields MSGNPYQDDRGNKDASIVNPKGQGSLIPAAGTGHQMHTGDAFLIGDSMTGGYGKSGPDILHDCTIAVDKGQIAVIVGPNGAGKSTGMKAVFGMLNLRQGSVRLDGEDITDLSPQARVHKGMGFVPQTQNIFTSMTVKENLEMGAFIREDDISQTMAQVYELFPILYEKRNQAAGELSGGQRQQVAVGRALMTKPKVLMLDEPTAGVSPIVMDELFDRIIEVARTGISILMVEQNARQALEIADKGYVLVQGANAHTGSGKDLLADPEVRRSFLGG from the coding sequence ATGAGCGGTAACCCCTATCAGGACGATCGCGGCAATAAGGATGCGTCGATCGTGAACCCCAAAGGTCAGGGTTCACTAATCCCTGCAGCTGGCACCGGGCACCAGATGCACACGGGCGACGCCTTTCTGATCGGCGACAGCATGACCGGCGGCTATGGCAAATCCGGCCCCGACATTTTGCATGACTGCACCATCGCCGTCGACAAGGGGCAAATTGCGGTGATCGTCGGCCCCAACGGCGCGGGCAAATCCACCGGTATGAAGGCGGTGTTCGGGATGCTGAACCTGCGGCAAGGCTCGGTCCGTCTGGATGGTGAAGATATCACCGACCTGTCCCCGCAGGCACGTGTCCATAAGGGCATGGGCTTCGTACCTCAGACACAGAATATTTTCACGTCAATGACGGTAAAAGAAAACCTCGAAATGGGGGCGTTCATTCGCGAGGATGACATTTCCCAGACCATGGCACAGGTCTATGAGCTGTTCCCGATCCTCTATGAAAAACGCAATCAGGCGGCCGGAGAGCTATCGGGCGGCCAGCGTCAACAGGTGGCCGTTGGCCGCGCGCTGATGACCAAACCGAAGGTATTGATGCTGGACGAGCCGACGGCTGGCGTCAGCCCCATCGTGATGGACGAGCTGTTTGATCGGATCATCGAGGTCGCGCGCACCGGCATCTCGATCCTGATGGTTGAGCAGAACGCACGCCAAGCCCTTGAGATTGCGGATAAAGGCTATGTTCTGGTGCAGGGTGCGAACGCGCACACGGGGTCAGGCAAAGACCTTCTGGCCGATCCTGAAGTGCGTCGGTCGTTTCTGGGGGGATGA